CATCTACAATATCTGCGATAATTGCAGATGAAATGGCAATTGGTGTTATCAATCAAAAGACAACTGCTGTGAGGATTATTCCGGCGCCTGGTAAAGAAATAGGGGATTATCTGGAATTTGGAGGGCTTCTTGGACGTGCTCCTGTAATGAAGGTTAATTCATTGAGTTCATCTGATTTCATTAGCAAGGGAGGAAGGATACCGGCACCCTTGCAGGCTCTTCGTAACTGAATCAGTCCGATTATAAAGTTGGATTAATTTTATGGATACAGTTATTCCTTCTTTTTTTCTTACTCTTTTTGTTCATTAATGTTGCATTTGTTTCCATTTTCACTATACCAGATACATTTTGCCTTCAAGCAAAAATCCCCTTCAGTATCTTTTTCAGTTGGTGATAAAAAAGGACATTTTTTTCTGTTTTCCACAATCTTGTTCATAGTCCTGGAACCTTTATATTAATTGATATTATATTATTTAGTAAATCTAATTAACTGATATATATCTCTGCTTATAGAATAATGACTTTCAATGCTATACAATATGAATCATCTTTACAGTTGCAACTGCTCCTGAATACCTGCAATCGAAAGGTCCGTGAATCTAATCTTGCCTGCAGATCACTTATCAGTCAAAGTTATCTCTTATTCTTTTTGCAATTTCTTCAAGATTATCGGTTGGAGGTTCTGTCCACACTATAGATTTCATCCCTCCTCCTCCATCCCCTTCTCTGCGGGGTATCAGGTGCACATGCACATGCGCAATCTCCTGACCTGCGGCCTTTCCATTATTTATTCCTATATTCATTCCAGATAATGAAAATGTCTTTTCCAGTGCTTTTGCTACCCTGTTGACTGAAGAAAACAGTGAGGCAGCGTTATCAGGCGACATTTCCGTAAATTTGGCAAAATGCTTTTTTGGAATAACTATTGTATGTCCTTCACTGGAAGGCCTGACATCGGCAAATGCGATAGAGAACTCATCTTCATAAATTTTATGTGATTCAACATCTCCGGCAGCTATTTTACAGAATAAACACTCCAATCTGATCACCCCCTGAACAATATTGTTTTCAACAATATATAGCATTTATTGACCACATGAAATATTTTTGCATATTGTTTTTATTTTGATTTATTTGGTAAAAGGTTTTTATTAAACATAATTTGTTATTTAATCTATAAAGCAAGCAATTTAATATTGACTCCTGGACATTATAATTTTTGCATAGACAAATTTTCTTGATTTAAGCACAAATTAATTTTTTAACAAGTTATATATAATTCATATCCCATAATAATAGTTTGAGTATAATATCAATTTGGAGGGTTAATAAATGACAGCATGGGAATACGACATAAGATCGGTTAGAACTGATGAATGGATCAACATGAAAAAAGATCTTGATGAAATTGGAATTGATGGATGGGAACTTATTAAGATGAGTGATGATACAAACGAGAGTGGAATGAAAACAGCCGTTTTCAAAAGACCCGTTGACTATGTGGATATGTAACTTATAATCTCATCTTTAATTTTTCATTAACGATTTTGGTACGTTGAGATCCAATCATTTTAATTTTTATTTTATGATTGCTAAATCATAATTTTTTTATAGTTCCTGAAATCTGATCACATGCATTCCAGGTTCGTTTATTTTTGTGTTCATTGAGCCATCTATCTGCTTTAATAGCATACTGACAAGCCTTGTTCCAAATGAATCTGTATCTTCCAGGTTGAACATACTCTCAACATCTACATTTTTGATAGCTATTTGGAGGATGTAATTCTTTTGTGATTCTTTTTCCAAATTTAAACAAATATTATTGTAGTTGAATAATAAATGGGTATGTTTTAGGTAGTGAGAAATAAGCTCATTGATGATCAGCCCAACAATAACTGTTGTATCAATATTCAAATAAGCTCTTTTGGATGATATTTCCGATTGAATAACTGATTCGGCTCTGTAGATGTGTAAGAGATAACTGATGAGATCTTTAAAGTATTCTTCCATATATACACAATCTATATTACAGGACTCACTAACTCTTTCATGTGCAATAGCCATAGATCTGATACGTGTCTGACACTCAATGAATGTATTGTGAACATCTTCCGTGTCAATAAAATCTTTTGACTGGAGGCTAAGCAGACTGTTAACTACCTGAAGACTGTTCTTGACCCTATGGTGTACCTCTTTTATGAAGTGTTGCCTGTAGCATTTATTTGAATGTATGTTATCCTCAATATCATGCACTATAATCATTACAGCTTCACTATCATTCCATTGGATCAACTTTAAAAAAACTTCACAGTCTATCGGGTTTTTGCTGTTTTTTTTCTGACGATTATTTGCAGGGGATACTTGGCGGTAAAATTTCATCTCATTAACTTTTTTGATGTTATCCATAAAGATCTCTGATCCCAGAAAATCATCTATTATAAACTCAGAAGACTGTTTTTTAAGTGAAAAATTGAACTTATTTAGTGCAGAATCATTAATTTCGAGAATATTCCCTGAAAGATCGCAAATGAAAACTGCTTCAGGTATATTATTAAATATACTGGTGAAATTGTTCTTTTCTTTTTTAAGATCGACATATGAACTTTTTCTTTGTTGGGCTAAGTATTGTGACTTATGGTCCAATAGAGATCTGTTTACCATTAACAATCCACCTGTAGTGAACAATCAAAAATATGTTCCTTAAAAACAAATTAACTGCTACAGTACATATAATTCTAAGAAACTTTTCTCTGAAACTAAATTAGTAACTACTGGAAAATAGATATATACACAGCCAGAATGGCCAGAATAAGCTTTTTATCTATCAGGAGACTGTTTTTCCTATAAAATATCCTGGCATAACATCAATGACCTCTATGGTGCATATGTCGCCGGGAGAAATATTATCATCTTTAATCACAACCGGCTTGTATGATTGTGTTCTTGCCATGAACCCTTCAAATTTTGCTTCCATTGAAATAAAGGCTTCCCCCTTCCAACCTATCATTTTTCTTTTAGATTCGATTTTGACCTCTTCACAAGCTTTGTGGAGAGTTTTTGATCTTTTTGCAACTATACGAGAATCAATGTTGCGATAGTTAAATGCTGGTGTACCTGGACGGGGTGTATATCTGGAAATATTTATTTTATCCGGACAATATTCTTTTATCCATTCAACACTTTTGTTGAAGTCATCATCTGTCTCATAAGGAAATCCTACTATTATATCTGTAAACAGCGTCAGATCACCAAACCGGTATCTGAACCTGGAAATTATATCCTCAACATCTTTCATGGAGTGGTTTCTGTTCATTGCACTTAATGTATTTTCAGATGCAGACTGTATGGGAAGATGCAGCAGTTTGTAGATTTTATCATTTTCAAAGGCCTTGATCAGATCATCAAGAATGGGTAATACAGAAAAAGGATTCATCATTCCGACCCTGATCTTAAAATGTTCAGGAATCTTGCATAGCATATTCAGAAGTTCGGGAAGGGAGGATTGAATGTCAGCTCCATACTGCCCATTATCCTGGGAAGTTATCCAGACTTCTCTGCATCCTTCTGATATAGCTTTTTTTACATCATCG
Above is a genomic segment from Methanosalsum zhilinae DSM 4017 containing:
- a CDS encoding histidine kinase dimerization/phosphoacceptor domain -containing protein; this encodes MVNRSLLDHKSQYLAQQRKSSYVDLKKEKNNFTSIFNNIPEAVFICDLSGNILEINDSALNKFNFSLKKQSSEFIIDDFLGSEIFMDNIKKVNEMKFYRQVSPANNRQKKNSKNPIDCEVFLKLIQWNDSEAVMIIVHDIEDNIHSNKCYRQHFIKEVHHRVKNSLQVVNSLLSLQSKDFIDTEDVHNTFIECQTRIRSMAIAHERVSESCNIDCVYMEEYFKDLISYLLHIYRAESVIQSEISSKRAYLNIDTTVIVGLIINELISHYLKHTHLLFNYNNICLNLEKESQKNYILQIAIKNVDVESMFNLEDTDSFGTRLVSMLLKQIDGSMNTKINEPGMHVIRFQEL
- a CDS encoding tRNA (N(6)-L-threonylcarbamoyladenosine(37)-C(2))-methylthiotransferase, which gives rise to MKVHILNYGCSANQASAEIMAAKINEYGHELVDDESSAQAVVINTCTVKSTTEKKILHRISEIGKTERELVVTGCMPQVQMKDIIEANSQAHVLGVNSITEIGNILNKIQNSNKGSVKDRIELLSSVPEGFLNVDRIRHNPNIHICQISQGCNHRCSYCIVRDARGPLTSFDPKDIVDDVKKAISEGCREVWITSQDNGQYGADIQSSLPELLNMLCKIPEHFKIRVGMMNPFSVLPILDDLIKAFENDKIYKLLHLPIQSASENTLSAMNRNHSMKDVEDIISRFRYRFGDLTLFTDIIVGFPYETDDDFNKSVEWIKEYCPDKINISRYTPRPGTPAFNYRNIDSRIVAKRSKTLHKACEEVKIESKRKMIGWKGEAFISMEAKFEGFMARTQSYKPVVIKDDNISPGDICTIEVIDVMPGYFIGKTVS
- a CDS encoding HIT family protein, which encodes MLYIVENNIVQGVIRLECLFCKIAAGDVESHKIYEDEFSIAFADVRPSSEGHTIVIPKKHFAKFTEMSPDNAASLFSSVNRVAKALEKTFSLSGMNIGINNGKAAGQEIAHVHVHLIPRREGDGGGGMKSIVWTEPPTDNLEEIAKRIRDNFD